The following proteins are encoded in a genomic region of Amblyraja radiata isolate CabotCenter1 chromosome 37, sAmbRad1.1.pri, whole genome shotgun sequence:
- the LOC116966371 gene encoding L-threonine dehydratase catabolic TdcB-like, producing the protein MSSLSISPFVSGRGRELFTFRLRRWSHCRVTVALPTLAMNITADQQFIYLVTKMDAVEGAAQSPQPASDDSQRQRQRDDPTRNRYAGQRPINPERLKDFGEDEYVGKDVKTWELTVTGHSETLLNTGQDVTAYKASRSPEPCTRQAPFEDIRTAAFKIQHGIQKTPCTYSRLSKQYGMEIYLKKEYLHHTGSVKERGVWYLLTSLSQEQQRKGVILASDNDFSKAVAHHATELHVPVFIILSANTPPGRVKTCREYGAMVITYGSGAEESRSHAQKLATENGYLYLQEEDSTPYLAGLGTMGLEVYEQVNKLDAVILPAGGQRHILAGAAAPIKHLNPGITIIGVVPENYPTLQQSLGVGPTMKESAYTSHRFYGELFNSSFGSSTCQMSEELIDKVVTVKEADILVSMLRLMEYERATVDATGAIGLAAVIAGKLPELKGKRVVIAVCSGNVDVPLMRACLDRALVLDNRMCKFSIQMCDNTGDLAKLLEVLTREEVRVLDVIQERSFVTSDIFSIKVTSVIEVRDRSQMVQVERTLRERYTNFTWVERAED; encoded by the exons ATGTCCTCACTTTCAATTAGCCCATTTGTGTCTGGAAGGGGCCGTGAACTGTTCACCTTCCGACTGAGGAGGTGGAGCCACTGTCGAGTCACAGTGGCATTGCCAACCCTTGCTATGAACATCACGGCCGATCAACAGTTCATTTACCTGGTTACCAAGATGGA TGCTGTAGAAGGGGCTGCACAGAGTCCGCAGCCCGCCAGTGATGATtcccagaggcagaggcagagggatgATCCCACCCGGAACAGATACGCCGGGCAGAGGCCCATAAACCCAGAGAGGCTCAAGGACTTCGGGGAGGACGAGTACGTGGGCAAAGATGTGAAGACTTGGGAACTGACAGTAACGGGCCACTCCGAAACCCTGCTCAACACTGGCCAGGACGTGACAGCCTACAAGGCCAGCAGGAGCCCTGAACCCTGCACTAGACAAGCTCCTTTCGAGGACATCAGGACTGCTGCCTTTAAAATCCAACACGGGATCCAGAAAACTCCATGCACG TATTCCAGGCTCTCCAAACAGTACGGGATGGAAATCTACCTGAAGAAGGAATATCTGCATCACACGGGCAGTGTGAAGGAGCGTGGCGTGTGGTACCTGCTCACCTCTTTGTCACAG GAACAGCAGAGGAAGGGTGTGATCCTGGCATCGGACAATGACTTCTCCAAGGCCGTGGCTCACCACGCCACGGAGCTCCACGTCCCCGTCTTTATCATCCTGTCAGCCAACACCCCGCCGGGCAGAGTTAAGACCTGCCGCGAGTACGGAGCCATGGTGATCACCTATGGCAGCGGTGCTGAGGAATCCCGGAGCCACGCCCAGAAACTGGCCACTGAGAATGGCTACCTCTACCTGCAGGA GGAGGACAGCACGCCATACCTGGCAGGACTGGGCACCATGGGGCTCGAGGTGTACGAGCAGGTGAATAAGCTGGACGCCGTGATTCTGCCGGCAGGCGGGCAGCGCCACATCCTGGCAGGAGCCGCTGCACCCATCAAACACCTAAACCCCGGCATTACCATCATT GGTGTGGTACCTGAGAATTACccaacattacaacaatcccTCGGGGTAGGCCCCACTATGAAGGAGTCAGCTTACACCAGCCACAGATTCTATGGAG AATTGTTCAACTCTTCGTTTGGCAGCAGCACTTGTCAGATGAGTGAGGAACTAATAGATAAAGTTGTTACAGTTAA GGAGGCAGACATCCTGGTCTCCATGCTTCGCCTCATGGAGTATGAGAGGGCCACCGTGGACGCGACGGGAGCGATTGGCCTGGCCGCTGTCATTGCCGGGAAACTACCCGAACTCAAAGGCAAGAG GGTGGTgattgcagtctgcagtgggaacGTGGATGTACCACTGATGCGGGCGTGCCTAGACCGAGCCCTGGTGCTGGACAACAGGATGTGCAAGTTCTCCATCCAGATGTGTGACAACACCGGGGACCTGGCGAAGCTGCTGGAGGTTCTCACCCGCGAGGAAGTGAG GGTGTTGGATGTCATTCAGGAGCGGTCTTTTGTTACCTCGGATATTTTCAGCATTAAG GTCACTTCTGTTATCGAGGTCCGAGATCGATCGCaaatggtgcaggtggagaggacgCTGAGAGAACGCTACACCAATTTCACCTGGGTGGAACGGGCTGAAGACTGA